The following is a genomic window from Gymnodinialimonas ceratoperidinii.
GCGGCGGGGGCCGCGATTACTCGGAAGCGCAATACCTCCGCCCTGACTACGCGAACCGCCACGGGTTAATCGCGGGTGCCACCGGCACCGGCAAGACGGTGACGCTGCAGATCCTCGCCGAAAGCTTCTCGGCCCTCGGCGTCCCGGTGGTGCTCTCCGACGTGAAGGGCGACCTCTCGGGCCTCGGGCAGGCGGGCTCCGACAGCTTCAAGCTCCACGATGCCTTCATCGCCCGCGCCGAGACGATCAACTTCACCGATTACGCCTACCGCGCCTTCCCCGTCACCTTCTGGGACCTCTTCGGCGAACAGGGCCACCCGATCCGCACCACCGTGGCCGAAATGGGCCCGCTGCTGTTGTCGCGCCTCCTGGACCTGACCGACGCGCAGGAGGGCGTGCTCAACATCGCCTTCCGCGTCGCCGATGAGGAGAGCTGGCCGATCCTCGATCTCAAGGACCTGCAGGCGCTGCTGGTCTGGGTCGGCGAGAACCGCAAGACGCTCTCGCTGCGCTACGGCAATGTCTCCTCGGCCTCCGTCGGCGCGATCCAGCGCCGCCTGCTGGTGCTGGAGACCGAGGGCGGCGCAAAGTTCTTCGGCGAACCGGCGCTCGAACTCGATGATCTGTTCCTGACAGACGAGACGGGGGCAGGGCGCATCAACATCCTTGCCGCCGACAAGCTGATGCAGTCGCCGCGCCTCTACGCGACCTTCCTGCTCTGGCTCCTCTCCGAACTCTTCGAGACGCTGCCCGAGGTGGGCGACCCCGACAAACCAAAGCTGGTCTTCTTCTTCGACGAGGCGCATCTCCTGTTCGAGGATGCCCCCAAGGCGCTCGTCGACAAGGTCGAACAGGTGGCCCGCCTGATCCGCTCCAAGGGCGTCGGCGTCTACTTCATCACCCAGAACCCGGCCGATGTCCCCGAAGATATCCTCGGTCAACTCGGCAACCGCATCCAGCACGCCTTGCGCGCCTTCACCGCCAAGGACCGCCGCGCCCTGCAGCAGGCGGCGCAGAACTACCGCGACAATCCCGATTTCGACATCGAGGACGCGATCCGCGAGGTGGGCGTCGGCGAGGCCGTGACCTCACTTCTGGAACGCAAGGGAATCCCCGGCGTCGCGCAACGCACGCTGATCCGCCCCCCGTCCTCGCAACTCGGCCCGATCACCAAGGCCACCCGTGCCGCGCTGATCGGCCAGTCGCCTATCGCGGGCAAATACGAGACCATCGAGGACCGCGAGAGCGCCTACGAAATCCTCCAGAAACGCGCCGCCGAGGCCGCGCGCGAGGCCGAGGAAGCCGAGGCGAAGGAAGAGCAAGCCGCCCCCGCCGAGCGTGAATACCGCGCCGGACGCCGCTATTCCGCCCCCAACGTCAGCCGCTCCACCTCGAAACCGCGCCGCCGCTCCAGCCGCTCCGACAGCGTCGGCACCGCCTTCGCCAAGAGCTTCGCCCGCCAGATGGGGACGCAATCGGGCCGCGCCGTGGTCCGGGGCATCCTCGGCGGCCTGTTCCGCGGCCGCTAACCCCCGGCGGCACTGCACGAACCGCTCCCGCTTCATCTTGGCCCATACAACTCCCCCCGGAGGGTCGATCCGCCCCACACGCCCTGACCACGGCTGATCTCGGCGCTCACATCCCCGTCAACGGGCCGCCAATGCGTCGCACCGAGCCGCTTGCTCTCTGGCGCCCCCTGCGCGCGCAGCCTACAAAGGACCCATGATAGTAGAACTCGGACATTTCGCCCTGATCCTCGCCTTCGCGGTCGCGATCTTCCAGACGATCGTGCCCATGGTGGGGGCCGCGCGGGGCAATCGCGCGTGGATGGCGACGGCGGAGCCCGCCGCAAGCGCCCAGTTCCTTCTCACCGGCCTTGCCTTCGCGGCACTGACCTACGCCTTCGTGACCTCGGATTTCTCCCTCAGCCTCGTTGTCGCCAACTCCCATACCGCCAAGCCGATGCTCTACAAGATCTCCGGCGTCTGGGGGAATCACGAGGGCTCGCTCCTGCTCTGGGTCCTCATCCTCACGCTCTTCGGCGCCTGCGCGGCGTGGTTCGGCAAGGGCCTGCCGCCAAGCCTGCGCGCCCGCGTGCTGGCGGTGCAATCGGCCATCGCCACGGCCTTCTTCGCCTTCATCCTCTTCACCTCCAACCCCTTCCTGCGGCTCGCGACCCCGCCCTTCGACGGGCAGGACCTCAACCCGTTGCTGCAGGACCCGGGCCTCGCCTTCCACCCGCCGTTTCTCTACCTCGGCTACGTTGGCCTCTCGATGTCCTTCTCCTTTGCCGTCGCCGCCCTGATCGAGGGGCGCGTCGACGCCGCCTGGGGCCGGTGGGTGCGCCCCTGGACGCTGGCGGCCTGGATCTTCCTGACCATCGGCATCGGCCTGGGTTCCTGGTGGGCCTATTACGAGCTTGGTTGGGGCGGCTTCTGGTTCTGGGACCCGGTGGAAAACGCCTCCTTCATGCCCTGGCTGATCTCGGCGGCGCTGCTGCATTCGGCCATTGTGGTGGAGAAGCGCGAGAGCCTGAAAAGCTGGACGATCCTGCTGGCGATCCTCGCCTTCGGCTTCTCGCTCATCGGCACCTTCATCGTGCGCTCGGGCGTGCTGACCTCGGTCCATGCCTTCGCCAATGACCCCGAGCGCGGGATCTTCATCCTCGCGATCCTCGCGATCTTCATGGGCGGCGCGCTCCTCCTCTTCGCCTTCCGCGCGGGCGCGATGGAGGCCAAGGGCGTCTTCGCCACCGTCAGCCGCGAGAGCGGGTTGGTGCTCAACAACCTGCTGCTGGCCGTCTCCTGCTTCGTGGTCTTCATCGGCACGATCTGGCCGCTGGTGGCCGAGCTCTTCTTTGAGCGCACCCTCTCCGTCGGCCCGCCCTTCTTCGACGCGGCCTTCACGCCCTTCGTCTTCGGCCTCGCCATCGCCATGCCCATCGCCGCGATGCTGCCGTGGAAACGCGCCCGGCTGCCCAAGCCCGCGCGCGCGTTGATGCCGGCGGCAGTTCTCGCGCTCTCGGTGGGGCTACTGGCCTGGGCGATGTACTCCGGCAAAACCGCCATCGCGCCTCTCGGCATCGGCCTCTCCGTCTGGCTTCTGGCCGGCGCCGTGACAGATCTCTGGACCCGGACCGGCCGGGGCGATCTGCGCGGACGCCTGCGCCGCCTTGCGCGCCTTCCCCGCGCCGATTGGGGCAAGTCCATCGCCCATGCAGGCCTCGGCGTCACCATGTTCGGGGTCGTCGCACTGACCGGCTACCAGATCGAAGACATCCGCGTGGCCCAGGAGGGCACGCCCTATGTCGTCGGCGCCTACGAGGTCGAGCTCTTGGGCGTCGAGGAGAACGTCCGCGGGCCAAATTATATCTCCACGATCGCTTCGGTTCTCGTCCGGGACGCCGAGACCCGAGAAGAAATCGCCACGCTCACCCCTGAGCGCCGCATCTACCCGGTCGCCGGGATGCCCACGACCGAGGCCGGGATCGACGGCGGCATCACGCGCGACGTCTACATCACCCTCGGCGATCCCCAGGACGGCGGCGGATGGGCGCTGCGGGTCTGGGTCAAACCCTTCGCGAACTGGATCTGGGGCGGCACCATCATCATGGCCTTGGGCGGGTTCCTGAGCCTCTCCGACCGCCGCTACCGCATGGCCGCAGGCGCCGCCCGCTCGCGCCCCGCCGTGCGCGAGGTGCCGGCGGAATGAGACGTCTCCTCTGCGCCCTGCTTCTTGTGACCGCCAGCCTGGCCACGCCGGCCACGGCGGTGCAGCCGGACGAGGTCCTCTCCGACCCCGTCCTCGAAGAGCGAGCGCGCGACATCTCGGCGGGTCTGCGATGCCTTGTCTGCCGCAACGAGAGCATCGACGAGAGCAATGCCGACCTCGCCCGCGACCTGCGGCTCCTCGTGAGGGAGCGTCTGGTCGCAGGCGACACCGATGCCGAGACCGTGGCCTATATCGTCGACCGCTACGGCGAATACGTCCTCCTTCGCCCGACCTTCGACGGCTCCTCTATCCTGCTCTGGCTGGCCGGGCCACTGCTGCTGCTCGCCGGCCTCGGCCTCTCGGTTAGCTACCTGCGCACGCGCGCGACGGCAGAGCCCGCAGGCGCCGACCAACTGACCCCCGAGGAGGAAGCGCGCCTGCAGGCCATCCTCTCGGACAGCGCCGAGCGCGACAGCACGCCCCCTGAGAACTGACGCCGCGTTTAGGCTGGTCCGGCCGGGCCCGTTTGCTATGGTTCCCGCAACCTTAGGGAGGCCTACCCATGAATTACGAGACAATCACCACCGAGACCCGCGAGGGGATGGCTGTCATCACGATGAACCGCCCCGACGTGATGAACGCGCTCAACACGCAGATGCGCGCAGAGATCACCCACGCGGTCAGCGCGGCGGGACAGGAGGCGCGGGTGGTCGTGCTGACGGGCACGGGCGCGGCCTTCTGCTCGGGTCAGGACCTCGGTGACCGGGCCAACATGGGCAACATCAACCTCGAGCGGACCTTGCGCGACGAGTATATCCCGATGCTCAACGCCATCGTCGATTGCCCGGTCCCGGTCATCGCGGCGGTCAACGGCACGGCGGCGGGTGCAGGCGCCAACCTCGCGCTGATCTGCGACGTGACAATCGCGACCGAGAGCGCGTCGTTCATCCAGGCCTTTTCGAAGATCGGCCTGATCCCCGACGCGGGCGGCACCTGGGCGCTGCCGCGGACCATCGGCCTGCAGCGCGCAATGGGAGCGGCCCTGTTTGCGGAGAAGATCACGGCAACGCAGGCCGCGGACTGGGGAATGATCTGGGAAGTGGCGGCGGACGAGGCCTTCGAGGAGGTCTGGAAAGCCCGCGCCACGCACCTGGCGACGGGGCCGAGCGAGGCCTTCAAGCGTATCAAGCAGGTGATGCGGGCCAGCTCGGGCAACAGCCTGGAAGAGCAGCTCCTTCTGGAGGGGCAGCTGCAGGGACAATGCGGAAAATCGCGCGATTTCATGGAGGGGGTCATGGCCTTCCTCCAGAAGCGCCCGGCGCAGTTCGAGGGGCGCTGAAACCACCCGCGTTCAAGCGTGCGCACATTGGCTAAGCCTCTGTAAACGCACCCCTTCACCTCGCGCGTTAACCTATCGGTAACCATATCCAACCCCCTCGCATGCCCCGGCGCGCGAGGGGTTTTTCTTGCGGTCAGAGCAAGGCCACGGCGCGACGAGCGTGCATCTCCCCACCGCTCCCCCTTCATCTTGGTAAATACAACTCCCGCCGGAGGCTTCCGCACCCTCGGCCCGCGCCAAAGCTCGAGGTCCAGTCCACCCGGACCCGCCAACACTCCCGCATGGACCCGCTAATGCCGGGTCTCAAACCGCTGCAGGACCTGCATTCCGGTGGCGATCGCCGGTCCGATGCCGAGCGCGAAGAGCACTGTGCCGAGGCCGAGGGTGCCGCCAAGTGCCCATCCGATGGCGACCACGGTCAGCTCCAATGCCGTGCGGACCAGCGCGATGGGCAGGCCGGTGACGGCTTGCAGGCCGGTCATCAGCCCGTCACGGGGGCCGGGGCCGAGGTTGGCGACAAGGTAGATCGCCGCGCCGAAGCCGGTCACCATGACGCCGACGAGGGCCAGCAGGGCGTTGGCGGCGTAGCTTTCGAAAGCAGGCAGGTAAGGCAGGAGGTATTCCAGCACCAGCGCGATGATGATCGCGTTCAGGATCGTCCCTAGGCCGGGCGTCTGCTTCAGCGGCACCCAGAGCGCCAGCAGCGACGCGCTGATCACGAAGGTCGCAAAGCCGAGGCTCCAGCCGGTCACCTGCGTCACGCCCTCGGCGAACAGCGTCCAGGGGCTGACGCCAACACCTGCCGTGACCAGAAGCGCCTCGCCGGTGCCGAAGACGACGAGGCCGATGACGAGGAACACCAGCGAGGCCGCGGGCGGCCGCAGGGTGAAGGCCCGGGGCGCGCTCCAGCGGAGTCTCGGGACCGAGGTGACCGAAAGAAAGCTCAAGGCGCGGATCCATGCATGAGAAGCGTATGCGACACTCGTGCACATTTATGCCGGGAACGGCAAGGCAGCGCCATCGGGCCTCAGCCCGCGGCCCGATGGTCGGCCAGCGCGGCAATCACCCTTTCGCGGCTTTGGACCGCCCCGGTCTGCAAATATTCCATCGCGCGCAAGGCGGCCTCATGCGCCTCGAGCGAGGAGCCGCCGACGCAATCCTCCACCACGCGGCAGAAGTAGTCGGACTGGTGCGCGTCGACGAAGGTGTAATGGACGCAGACATCGGTCAACCCGCCGCAGAGGATCAGCGTGTCGATCTTCAGGCCACGCAGCAGGATCTCGAAATCGGTGCCGAAGAAGGCCGAGTAGCGGCGTTTGGGGATCACGTAGTCGCCGCGGCGGAAGCCCATCTCCTCCTTCGCCACTTCGGTGCGGGGGTCGCCTTCGAGGCAGTGGATATCCTCGTCGCCGTCCAGCTCGCGGCCGAAATCCACGAGGTCGGGGCGGTGCACCTCCTGGATGAAGATCACCGGAACGCCCGCGTCATGGGCGGCGTCCACGAGGCCTCGGGCGGCCTCCATCCGCGCGCGGTAGCCGGGCATGTTGTCGATCGAACGCTCGGCGCTGTCGTCGATGAAGGTGCTCTTCTGAATGTCGATCACGATCAGCGCCGGGCGCCCCTCGATCAAGGCACGGGCCGTTTTGGTTTTCGTCGTCATGTCTTGCGTCCTTTCGGGTCAATGGGCGTCGGCGCCGAGCAGGACCATGCCTGCCACGAGCAGGAGGACTCCTGCCACGGTACTCGCGCCGATTGTCTGGTTGAAGAAGAGCACGCCCACGGCGACCGAGCCGACGGAGCCGATGCCGGTCCAGATCGGGTAGGCAATGCCGAGGGGCAACCGCGCCATGGCGGCGTAGAGCGCCAGCAGGCTCGCGGCCATGGTGATGAGGGTGAGGATGCCGAGCATCCAGCCGCCGCCAAGCCCGAGGCGTTTGAGCCCTGCGGCCCAGGCCACTTCCAGAGCGCCGGCGATGAAGAGATAAATCCAGGCCACGTCGACCTCCCCCAATTGCAGGTCGTCCTGGCACATGCCCAATCTGCGGCCGGGTCGTCCCGGCGGGCGGTATCGGTCTAGTCTAGTATTGGCGGGCGCGCGGTTCAAGTCCGGCCCGGATGCGCAAAGGCCGCCCCGGATGGGACGGCCTTCGGGCTAAAGTGATTGTGCCGCCTACTTCTCGGGGATCAGGCCCCGTGGGCTGAAGCGCAGCACGAGGAGCAGGATCAGCCCCATGGTCAGCAGGCGCATATGGGCGGCGCTGTCGAGCAGGTGCTCGCGCAGCCAGTAGCCGTCCTCCATGCCGTAGGTCAGCGTCTGCATCAGCAGGAGGCCGAGGGGTTCGACCTGCACCCAGAGCCACCAGATCAGGAAGCCGCCGAGCACCGCGCCCCAGTTGTTGCCGGAGCCGCCGACGATGACCATCACCCAGATCAGGAAGGTGAAGCGCAAAGGCTGGTAGGTGCCGGGCACAAGCTGGCTGTCGAGCGTCGTCATCATCGCACCGGCGATGCCGCAGACGGCGGAGCCGAGGATGAAGATCTGCATGTGGCGTTTCTTGACGTTCTTGCCCATGGCCGAGGCCGAGACCTCGTTGTCTCGGATCGCCCGCATCATCCGGCCCCAGGGCGAGTTCCACGCCTTCTCAGACAGCCAGATCAGCAGGCCGAGCACGACGATGAACAGGAGCGAATAGAGCAGCTTCACGGTGATCGTGGAGGCGGTCACCGGGTCCGCGCCGTAGGTGGTGACCATGTCGACGAAGCCTTGGTTCGCCTGCAGCTCGACCTCGTAGGGAACGGGACGGTCGATGCCGATGACGTTCTTCACGCCGCGCGCCAGCCAGTCCTCGTTCTTGAGCACGGCGATGATGATCTCGGCGATGCCGAGGGTCGCGATGGCGAGGTAGTCCGAGCGCAGGCCGAGGGCGGTCTTGCCGATGATCCATGCTGCACCGGCGGCCAGCAGCCCGCCCACGGGCCAGGCAAAGAGCACCGGCAGGCCAAGGCCGCCGAGGAAGCCAGACACCGCCGGGTCGATGGATTCGACGGCCTGGGTGCCGCCGTCGAAGACCTGCCGGAAGACGACGAAGCCCGCCAGCAGGACGACCAGCATCACCAGCCCTCGGAGCCGGCCTCTGGGCATGGCGTTCCAGAGCAGGATCGCGCCCACGATGGTCAGCGCGCCGAGGATGAGGCCCATGATCACCTGCAAGCCGCCGGCCGACCACGCCTCGGGGACGGGATCGACGGAGACCAGCACGGTGGCCAGCCCGCCGAGCGCCACGAAGCCCATGACGCCGACGTTGAACAGGCCCGCGTAGCCCCACTGCATGTTGACGCCGAGCGCCATGATGCAGCTGATCAGCCCCATGTTGAAGATCGTCAGCGCAGTGTTCCACGACTGCACGAAGCCGGTGCCGAGGAACAGGACGGCGACCAGCGCGAAAAGGGCCACGTTCTTGGCGTTGAAGCCCGAGGGCGCAGGCGCGGTGGCGGTGGGTGAGGTCACGTCGCTCATACCGATTTCCCCTTCATGATGCCCGTAGGCTTGAACAGAAGCACGATCAGCAAGATCCCGAAGGAGACCGCGAACTTGTAGTCGGTGGAGAGAAGCTGCAGCAGCCCCTCGGGTTGCCAGTCCTCAGGCCCGAGATAGCCCACCACCTTGCGGAAGGCATAGGTCACGCCGACCTCGGAGAAGGCGATGAGGAAGCCGCCGAGGATCGCGCCGAGCGGGTTGCCCAGACCGCCAACGATGGCGGAGGCGAAGATTGGCAGCAGCAGCTGGAAATAGGTGAAGGGTTTGAAGGACTTGTCGAGGCCATAGAGCACCCCCGCCGTGGTCGCCAGCGCCGCCACGATGATCCATGTCACCAGCACCACGCGGTCGGGGTTGATGCCCGACAGAAGCGCCAGATCCTCGTTGTCGGAGAAGGCGCGCATCGATTTGCCGGTGCGCGTGCGGTTGAGGAACCAGAACAGCGCCACCACCGCGATCACCGCCACGACGATGGTGATGCCTTGGGTGGTGCGGAAGGCCAGACCTTCGTCGAGGCCGGTCATCTCGCGGAAGTCGCGTGCGCGGATGATGAAGCGCTCGCCATCGGAAAAGCGCTGGTCGTCGACGCCGATCAGGAAGCGGACGATGCCGTTCATGATGAACATGACCCCGAGCGAGGCGATCACGAAAATCACCGGCTTGGCCTTCTTCTCGCGGTAGAAGCGATAGACGACGCGGTCGGTGCCGATCATCAGCGCCGCGGTCACCGCGATGCCGAGTGGCAGTGCCAGCAGCGCCGTGGGCAGTGGCCCGAGCGTGACGCCTGCGGCCTGCAGGCCCCATGTGCCGAAGATCGTGACCATGGTCCCGAAGGCCATCGTGTCGCCATGGGCGAAGTTCGAGAATCGCAGGATGCCGTAGATCAGCGTGACGCCGAGCGCG
Proteins encoded in this region:
- a CDS encoding helicase HerA-like domain-containing protein, whose protein sequence is MSDQGESGIFVGGGGRDYSEAQYLRPDYANRHGLIAGATGTGKTVTLQILAESFSALGVPVVLSDVKGDLSGLGQAGSDSFKLHDAFIARAETINFTDYAYRAFPVTFWDLFGEQGHPIRTTVAEMGPLLLSRLLDLTDAQEGVLNIAFRVADEESWPILDLKDLQALLVWVGENRKTLSLRYGNVSSASVGAIQRRLLVLETEGGAKFFGEPALELDDLFLTDETGAGRINILAADKLMQSPRLYATFLLWLLSELFETLPEVGDPDKPKLVFFFDEAHLLFEDAPKALVDKVEQVARLIRSKGVGVYFITQNPADVPEDILGQLGNRIQHALRAFTAKDRRALQQAAQNYRDNPDFDIEDAIREVGVGEAVTSLLERKGIPGVAQRTLIRPPSSQLGPITKATRAALIGQSPIAGKYETIEDRESAYEILQKRAAEAAREAEEAEAKEEQAAPAEREYRAGRRYSAPNVSRSTSKPRRRSSRSDSVGTAFAKSFARQMGTQSGRAVVRGILGGLFRGR
- a CDS encoding heme lyase CcmF/NrfE family subunit, whose amino-acid sequence is MIVELGHFALILAFAVAIFQTIVPMVGAARGNRAWMATAEPAASAQFLLTGLAFAALTYAFVTSDFSLSLVVANSHTAKPMLYKISGVWGNHEGSLLLWVLILTLFGACAAWFGKGLPPSLRARVLAVQSAIATAFFAFILFTSNPFLRLATPPFDGQDLNPLLQDPGLAFHPPFLYLGYVGLSMSFSFAVAALIEGRVDAAWGRWVRPWTLAAWIFLTIGIGLGSWWAYYELGWGGFWFWDPVENASFMPWLISAALLHSAIVVEKRESLKSWTILLAILAFGFSLIGTFIVRSGVLTSVHAFANDPERGIFILAILAIFMGGALLLFAFRAGAMEAKGVFATVSRESGLVLNNLLLAVSCFVVFIGTIWPLVAELFFERTLSVGPPFFDAAFTPFVFGLAIAMPIAAMLPWKRARLPKPARALMPAAVLALSVGLLAWAMYSGKTAIAPLGIGLSVWLLAGAVTDLWTRTGRGDLRGRLRRLARLPRADWGKSIAHAGLGVTMFGVVALTGYQIEDIRVAQEGTPYVVGAYEVELLGVEENVRGPNYISTIASVLVRDAETREEIATLTPERRIYPVAGMPTTEAGIDGGITRDVYITLGDPQDGGGWALRVWVKPFANWIWGGTIIMALGGFLSLSDRRYRMAAGAARSRPAVREVPAE
- a CDS encoding cytochrome c-type biogenesis protein, with protein sequence MRRLLCALLLVTASLATPATAVQPDEVLSDPVLEERARDISAGLRCLVCRNESIDESNADLARDLRLLVRERLVAGDTDAETVAYIVDRYGEYVLLRPTFDGSSILLWLAGPLLLLAGLGLSVSYLRTRATAEPAGADQLTPEEEARLQAILSDSAERDSTPPEN
- a CDS encoding enoyl-CoA hydratase-related protein; amino-acid sequence: MNYETITTETREGMAVITMNRPDVMNALNTQMRAEITHAVSAAGQEARVVVLTGTGAAFCSGQDLGDRANMGNINLERTLRDEYIPMLNAIVDCPVPVIAAVNGTAAGAGANLALICDVTIATESASFIQAFSKIGLIPDAGGTWALPRTIGLQRAMGAALFAEKITATQAADWGMIWEVAADEAFEEVWKARATHLATGPSEAFKRIKQVMRASSGNSLEEQLLLEGQLQGQCGKSRDFMEGVMAFLQKRPAQFEGR
- a CDS encoding YczE/YyaS/YitT family protein, translated to MSFLSVTSVPRLRWSAPRAFTLRPPAASLVFLVIGLVVFGTGEALLVTAGVGVSPWTLFAEGVTQVTGWSLGFATFVISASLLALWVPLKQTPGLGTILNAIIIALVLEYLLPYLPAFESYAANALLALVGVMVTGFGAAIYLVANLGPGPRDGLMTGLQAVTGLPIALVRTALELTVVAIGWALGGTLGLGTVLFALGIGPAIATGMQVLQRFETRH
- a CDS encoding cysteine hydrolase family protein; the protein is MTTKTKTARALIEGRPALIVIDIQKSTFIDDSAERSIDNMPGYRARMEAARGLVDAAHDAGVPVIFIQEVHRPDLVDFGRELDGDEDIHCLEGDPRTEVAKEEMGFRRGDYVIPKRRYSAFFGTDFEILLRGLKIDTLILCGGLTDVCVHYTFVDAHQSDYFCRVVEDCVGGSSLEAHEAALRAMEYLQTGAVQSRERVIAALADHRAAG
- a CDS encoding DMT family transporter; the encoded protein is MCQDDLQLGEVDVAWIYLFIAGALEVAWAAGLKRLGLGGGWMLGILTLITMAASLLALYAAMARLPLGIAYPIWTGIGSVGSVAVGVLFFNQTIGASTVAGVLLLVAGMVLLGADAH
- a CDS encoding branched-chain amino acid ABC transporter permease codes for the protein MSDVTSPTATAPAPSGFNAKNVALFALVAVLFLGTGFVQSWNTALTIFNMGLISCIMALGVNMQWGYAGLFNVGVMGFVALGGLATVLVSVDPVPEAWSAGGLQVIMGLILGALTIVGAILLWNAMPRGRLRGLVMLVVLLAGFVVFRQVFDGGTQAVESIDPAVSGFLGGLGLPVLFAWPVGGLLAAGAAWIIGKTALGLRSDYLAIATLGIAEIIIAVLKNEDWLARGVKNVIGIDRPVPYEVELQANQGFVDMVTTYGADPVTASTITVKLLYSLLFIVVLGLLIWLSEKAWNSPWGRMMRAIRDNEVSASAMGKNVKKRHMQIFILGSAVCGIAGAMMTTLDSQLVPGTYQPLRFTFLIWVMVIVGGSGNNWGAVLGGFLIWWLWVQVEPLGLLLMQTLTYGMEDGYWLREHLLDSAAHMRLLTMGLILLLVLRFSPRGLIPEK
- a CDS encoding branched-chain amino acid ABC transporter permease, whose product is MDFLNALVALANFVLVPATAYGAQLALGALGVTLIYGILRFSNFAHGDTMAFGTMVTIFGTWGLQAAGVTLGPLPTALLALPLGIAVTAALMIGTDRVVYRFYREKKAKPVIFVIASLGVMFIMNGIVRFLIGVDDQRFSDGERFIIRARDFREMTGLDEGLAFRTTQGITIVVAVIAVVALFWFLNRTRTGKSMRAFSDNEDLALLSGINPDRVVLVTWIIVAALATTAGVLYGLDKSFKPFTYFQLLLPIFASAIVGGLGNPLGAILGGFLIAFSEVGVTYAFRKVVGYLGPEDWQPEGLLQLLSTDYKFAVSFGILLIVLLFKPTGIMKGKSV